From Musa acuminata AAA Group cultivar baxijiao chromosome BXJ3-8, Cavendish_Baxijiao_AAA, whole genome shotgun sequence, one genomic window encodes:
- the LOC135646096 gene encoding pre-mRNA-processing factor 19-like: protein MICAISGEVPEDPVLSKKSGLLFERRLIEHHIASHGKCPITKEELTMDDLIPVKTNKVVKPRPLQAASIPGLLGMFQNEWDALMLSNFALEQQLHTARQELSHALYQHDAACRVIARLKKERDEARMLLAQAERQIPLLAASAANATTAVSNGKRAAEDDLGPDGKKIRPGINPVIIAELTECNALLSGQRKKRQIPTTLASVDALERYTQISSHPLHKTNKPGILSIDIDASKDIIATGGIDTNGVLFNRASGQMLSTLSGHSKKVTSVKFVPGNELIVTGSSDKTVRVWHGTENGNYDCQHVMRDHTAEVQAVTVHATQKYFVTASMDNTWCFYDLSTGSCLTQVGEASTEEGYTSASFHPDGLILGTGTTGAIVKIWDVKSQSNVAKFDGHVGSVTAMSFSENGYFLATAAMDGVKLWDLRKLRNFRSFAPYDPETPTNYVEFDSSGSYLAIAGSDVRVYQVANVKLEWNLIKILPDLSGTGKVSCVKFGADAKYMAVGSMDRNLRIFGLPGDESEEPKSPDH, encoded by the exons TCTCCGGCGAAGTGCCGGAGGATCCGGTGCTCTCCAAGAAATCTGGGCTACTCTTCGAGCGGCGATTGATTGAGCATCATATTGCG AGTCATGGGAAATGCCCCATCACTAAGGAGGAGCTCACCATGGACGATCTTATACCCGTGAAGACAAATAAG GTGGTGAAGCCCAGACCTCTGCAAGCTGCAAGCATCCCTGGGTTGCTAGGAATGTTTCAGAAC GAATGGGATGCTTTGATGTTGTCTAATTTTGCATTAGAGCAACAATTACACACAGCAAGGCAAGAGCTAAGTCATGCCTTGTATCAG CATGATGCTGCATGCCGCGTTATTGCAAGATTGAAGAAGGAAAGGGATGAAGCCAGAATGCTTTTGGCTCAAGCTGAGAGACAGATTCCTTTGTTAGCAGCTTCTGCTGCCAATGCGACGACTGCTGTCAGCAATGGGAAAAGAG CTGCAGAGGATGATTTGGGTCCTGATGGGAAGAAAATTCGGCCTGGTATTAATCCTGTTATTATTGCAGAACTTACAGAATGTAATGCTTTGCTTTCTGGACAACGGAAGAAGCGGCAG ATACCAACAACACTAGCTTCAGTTGATGCGCTGGAGAGATACACTCAGATCTCTAGTCACCCCCTTCACAAGACCAACAAGCCAGGCATTCTTTCTATTGATATTGATGCTTCCAAG GATATAATTGCTACGGGGGGGATTGATACAAATGGAGTACTTTTCAATAGGGCATCAGGCCAGATGTTATCTACACTCTCTGGCCACtcaaagaag GTTACCAGTGTGAAATTTGTGCCTGGTAATGAACTGATTGTAACTGGATCAAGTGATAAG ACTGTTCGTGTTTGGCATGGGACTGAAAACGGGAATTATGATTGCCAACATGTCATGAGGGACCATACTGCTGAG GTACAAGCTGTCACTGTACATGCTACTCAAAAGTACTTTGTGACTGCTTCTATGGATAATACTTGGTGTTTCTATGACCTTTCAACTGGATCATGCCTCACTCAG GTTGGCGAAGCTTCAACGGAGGAGGGCTACACTTCAGCTTCCTTTCATCCTGATGGGCTCATCCTTGGAACAGGCACCACTGGAGCTATTGTTAAAATTTGGGATGTCAAATCTCAG TCAAATGTTGCAAAATTTGATGGGCATGTGGGATCGGTGACAGCTATGTCGTTCTCCGAGAATGGTTATTTCCTTGCG ACTGCAGCTATGGATGGTGTGAAGCTTTGGGATCTTAGGAAGCTAAGGAACTTCAGATCCTTTGCTCCCTATGATCCAGAGACTCCTACAAACTATG TGGAGTTTGACTCAAGTGGGAGCTATCTTGCTATTGCGGGCTCTGATGTAAG GGTGTACCAAGTTGCCAATGTGAAGCTCGAGTGGAATCTTATCAAGATATTGCCTGATTTATCTGGAACAG GGAAAGTGTCATGTGTGAAGTTTGGAGCAGATGCAAAATACATGGCAGTAGGTTCCATGGACCGAAATCTCCGGATATTTGGACTCCCGGGGGATGAATCAGAGGAGCCAAAATCCCCAGATCATTAA
- the LOC135644688 gene encoding plasmodesmata-located protein 3-like has product MGISGAQLQHHRHRHSLSPPQISKTPFPLLTITLTLLSLLFLFPAVAGDLYSLVYKGCANQTLSGSGSASMQPLAALSSALTARAASAKFYKTTTSLAGGGQPLFGLFQCRGDLPPSDCSACVGRVLLMWASLCGTAAAAARVQLNGCYALYQASGFPQVSGTQMLYKTCGSGRGGGGFEVKRDTAFSQLQSGVAGGQGFFATSYASVYAMAQCEGDLSAGDCSECVAQAVQKSEVECGAAASGQVYLDKCYISYSYYANGVPHGDNNSGGGGQTEKTVAIVVGGAAGVGFLVICLLFARSVLKKRDDY; this is encoded by the exons ATGGGCATTTCTGGAGCCCAACTCCaacaccaccgccaccgccactccctttctcctccccagATCTCTAAAACCCCATTTCCACTCCTTACCATAACCCTAACACTTctgtctcttctcttcctcttccccgCCGTCGCGGGTGACCTCTACTCCCTGGTCTACAAGGGCTGCGCCAACCAGACCCTCTCGGGTAGTGGCTCCGCATCCATGCAGCCCCTCGCCGCACTCTCCTCCGCCCTCACCGCCCGGGCCGCCTCCGCCAAGTTCTACAAAACCACCACCTCCTTGGCCGGCGGCGGCCAGCCCCTCTTTGGCCTCTTCCAATGCCGCGGCGACCTCCCCCCCTCGGACTGCTCCGCCTGCGTCGGCCGAGTCCTCCTCATGTGGGCGTCCCTCTGcggcaccgccgccgccgccgcccgagTCCAGCTCAACGGGTGCTACGCTCTCTACCAGGCCTCCGGCTTCCCCCAGGTCTCCGGCACCCAGATGCTCTACAAGACCTGCGGTTCCGGGCGGGGCGGTGGCGGCTTCGAGGTGAAGCGCGACACGGCCTTCTCCCAGCTCCAGAGCGGCGTCGCCGGCGGCCAGGGGTTCTTCGCCACCAGCTACGCGTCCGTATACGCCATGGCGCAGTGCGAGGGAGACCTCTCCGCCGGCGACTGCAGCGAGTGCGTCGCCCAGGCGGTTCAGAAGTCGGAGGTGGAGtgcggcgccgccgcctccggccAGGTGTACCTCGACAAGTGCTACATCAGCTACAGCTATTACGCCAATGGCGTACCTCACGGCGACAACAACAGCGGCGGAGGAG GGCAAACAGAGAAGACAGTGGCCATAGTGGTGGGAGGGGCAGCAGGGGTTGGGTTCTTGGTGATCTGCTTGCTGTTTGCCAGGAGTGTACTGAAGAAGAGAGATG ATTATTGA